The Candidatus Hydrogenedentota bacterium sequence CGCCGTACTCATTCATGTATCCACCTACCCCCAGACCTTTGCACGGGATTCTCTCGACGAATTGTCTGAGCTGGCGCATAGTGCCGGGATCAATGTTGTCCATACCATTATCCAGCGCCGCAAATTGGATCCCCGCTATATTCTTGGTCGCGGAAAATTGCAGGCAGCCGTCATCGCTGCCATGCAAAAGGGCGCGGGGATGCTCGTTTTTGATCTCAACATTACGCCCTCACAGATCCGTTCTCTAGGCGATTTTACGGATCTCAAAATCTTAGATCGTACCCAAGTGATTCTCGATATTTTTGCACAGCGTGCGGTCACCCGAGAGGGGAAGCTGCAAGTAGAATTGGCACAGCTGCGCTATCTCTTGCCTTTCCTCAGTATACGCCAACAAGCTTTGTCCCGCTTGACCGGTGGTATTGGCGGACGGGGCCCCGGCGAAACAAGGCTGGAAGAAGACCGCCGCCGTGCACGGGACAGAATCGCAAAATTGGAACGGGAAGTGGAGCTGCTCGGGAAACGGCGTCGATTACGTAGGCACACGCGAACACAGCGGGAAGTGCCCACCGTCGCGGTCATCGGCTATACGAATGCGGGGAAATCGACCTTGCTCAATCATTTGACCAATAGCGAGGTCATGGCGAAAGATTGTCTCTTTGCTACCTTGAATCCCGTGTCGCGTCGTCTGCGCTTTCCCCGTGAACGAGAAATCGTAATCACCGACACCGTCGGTTTTATCCACAATCTGCCGCCGGACTTATTTGCGGCTTTTCGAACCACCTTTGAAGAGTTGCAAGAAGCGGACTTGCTCCTGCATATTATAGATGCCGGCAGTGTGGATCTTAACAGAAAAATGGAAACCGTGCTGGACACGGTGCGGCAGTTAGATTTAAAACAAAAACCCATGCTTACTGTTTTTAATAAAATCGATACTTGTGCTCCGGAAGAGGTAGAAGGATTGGTACATCAATATGGAGGCGTCCCTATTTGCGCCCTGAACCATGAGACCTTCGACCCCTTGCTGGATGCCATGGAAAGATTATTATGGCCTGCAACGACTATAGAACCCCTTACATCTTGAGGCTCATGACCATCATCATGATTTGTGCGGCGCCCTTGTTCGCACAGATGATGGACCCTGCGTCTTCCGAGCAAACAAACACAGCGCCTTCCCGCGACCAACTACTGAAACAGTTTCGGGACTATGAAACCATGAAAGATCCTTGTCATCAGGGCGAGGATGGCGGCGAGGCGTATCGTAAATTACTGCAGGATCTGGGATATTATGATCTGCTCGCCGAATGTCTGGAATCTGATGGTTCTCCCGACGATGCCGTGAAGTGGCGTGAGATCGGTATTGCATGGATGAATGTGGGGCCCAAAGGGGTGCAAGCCGCTTTCAATGCTTTCGATCAAGCGCTCAAAGATGCTCCGGAAGACGAGGAAAGCCTTTGCCTGAAGGCCTGCCTTTTTCACCGTGAGGGAGCCTATGAACAGGCGCGCCAAGGATATGAGGATACCTTAAAGATTAATCCGAACAATGTTCGTGCGAAACTTGGAGAGGCGGTTTTAAAGATCCGTGAAGGCGATATCAAAGCCGCTTCTGATGAAATTCATGCACTCGGAAGTGATGCCCAACCCTATGATGTCATTACACGGGTTATGTTGCGCAAAGCCTTATACGACTTTGAGCAACAGGGAGGCACCTATGCAGAGACTGCCGGCAACCATTACGCCTTTTCACAATTACTGTATCGCGCAGCACGCTTTTCAGATGCGTTGAACACTGCCTACACCGCGGCAAAAATGGAAACAGACAATACAGAGCTGTGGAATTTTATAGGGGCTGTGCAATGGCAGTTGGGCGACTTTGAACAGGCAAAATCAGCCTATGATCAATCATTGACTATTGATCCGAATCAACCGGACATTCAAATGAGCAGAGACCGGCTGGTACAGTCCATGGCGACACAAAATCAAGGCCGATAAGGCTAAGCTTTTGGGAAGATTGCCGCTTTGCGCTTCAGTAGATCAAGAATCGGCTGTAAACAAAAAAATATAGGTTAAGTGTCTGGTACCTACGATAGATTGAAACGGAATTAGATGCTCGCCTACACTGTTTAGGATTTATAGGTTAACGAGAGAGGTACGCTCATGTTGGCAATACGAACACAGCAGTTGTCCAAGAGTTTTAAATCAATCGGCAAAAAAACAGTTCATGCCCTTCGTCCCATGGATTTAGCCGTGGAACAAGGAGAGATTTTCGGTTTCTTAGGAAGAAACGGTGCGGGCAAAACTACCGCCATAAAAATGCTTACAGGACTCATTCATCCTTCCAACGGGGACGCCTTTCTTTTTGACAGCCCGACAAATCAGCCCGACGCCCGCAAACAGGTCGGGTATATGCCGGAGCATCCCTACTTCTATGAATATTTAACACCGAGAGAAACCCTCGATTTCTACGGTTCGCTGCGTGGACTTACGCGGGAAGCACGGCTCCAAGAGTGGGACACCATCAGCAAGCTCTTAGACTTGCAAGATATTGGCGACCGCCGTATCCGCAGCTTTTCAAAAGGAATGCGCCAGCGTGTCGGCTTTGCTGTGGCTTTGGTAGGCGATCCGCCCTTATTAATTTTGGATGAACCCATGAGCGGCTTGGATCCCCTCGGCCGCAAAATGATTCGCGAATTGATGTTGCGCCTCAATCATATGGGAAAGACCATTTTCTTCAGTAGTCATGTGTTGAGCGATGTGGAAGAAATTTGTGATCGTGTAGGGATCTTAGTATCGGGCAAATTGACCGCTTGCGATCGAATTGTGAATTTGGTCGATACCCATCGCCAATCTGTGGAACTGGAAGTGGCGGGAATCAACGCTGATGCCTTGGAACCGGTCAGCGGTGTGGCGCTGCAGTGTCTGTTCAACAAAGACGGCAGCTGCCGATTAACCTTTCCCGACAGCAGCCATGCCAATGATGCCATCAAAGCTATCCAAAATTTGGGCGGGCAGGTGCTTTCCCTGCATCCCGCTGTAGAGTCGCTGGAGGATTTCTTTATGCGTATTCAGGATGTCGTAGATGTCCCCGACAAAAAG is a genomic window containing:
- a CDS encoding tetratricopeptide repeat protein; this translates as MACNDYRTPYILRLMTIIMICAAPLFAQMMDPASSEQTNTAPSRDQLLKQFRDYETMKDPCHQGEDGGEAYRKLLQDLGYYDLLAECLESDGSPDDAVKWREIGIAWMNVGPKGVQAAFNAFDQALKDAPEDEESLCLKACLFHREGAYEQARQGYEDTLKINPNNVRAKLGEAVLKIREGDIKAASDEIHALGSDAQPYDVITRVMLRKALYDFEQQGGTYAETAGNHYAFSQLLYRAARFSDALNTAYTAAKMETDNTELWNFIGAVQWQLGDFEQAKSAYDQSLTIDPNQPDIQMSRDRLVQSMATQNQGR
- the hflX gene encoding GTPase HflX, with translation IQRRGRDRLSGLRFIHTHLAGEALSEDDLTDLALLRLDLVAALRLAPDGAVKTIHSAHLKPENISATPWEILAPQSIFDLKEDFLEYMGALEEEFARTQRPVDDNDRRERAVLIHVSTYPQTFARDSLDELSELAHSAGINVVHTIIQRRKLDPRYILGRGKLQAAVIAAMQKGAGMLVFDLNITPSQIRSLGDFTDLKILDRTQVILDIFAQRAVTREGKLQVELAQLRYLLPFLSIRQQALSRLTGGIGGRGPGETRLEEDRRRARDRIAKLEREVELLGKRRRLRRHTRTQREVPTVAVIGYTNAGKSTLLNHLTNSEVMAKDCLFATLNPVSRRLRFPREREIVITDTVGFIHNLPPDLFAAFRTTFEELQEADLLLHIIDAGSVDLNRKMETVLDTVRQLDLKQKPMLTVFNKIDTCAPEEVEGLVHQYGGVPICALNHETFDPLLDAMERLLWPATTIEPLTS
- a CDS encoding ABC transporter ATP-binding protein yields the protein MLAIRTQQLSKSFKSIGKKTVHALRPMDLAVEQGEIFGFLGRNGAGKTTAIKMLTGLIHPSNGDAFLFDSPTNQPDARKQVGYMPEHPYFYEYLTPRETLDFYGSLRGLTREARLQEWDTISKLLDLQDIGDRRIRSFSKGMRQRVGFAVALVGDPPLLILDEPMSGLDPLGRKMIRELMLRLNHMGKTIFFSSHVLSDVEEICDRVGILVSGKLTACDRIVNLVDTHRQSVELEVAGINADALEPVSGVALQCLFNKDGSCRLTFPDSSHANDAIKAIQNLGGQVLSLHPAVESLEDFFMRIQDVVDVPDKKNNEESEMKTGEDQI